CGATTTCCAGTTCGAGGAGATGGGTCGTCGCGCCCGATGCTGGATCTGTGCGCAGCAGCGTGTCCGACAGGACCGTGAAGTCCTCAACCGCGATGGTCTCCAAGCCGAGATCGAGGGTGCCAGCCTGCCGGGCGGCATCGATGCGCGCTTCGACCAGCCCCATGAACTCGTCAAAGATCGCGTTCTGCAGGGCGATGGGAAGCGCAAGAATGCGGTTGAGCCACCGCTGGATCGACGGCAGGTCATCGACCATCGAACCATCAGGCGCTTCGATCCGGAGACCTGTCAGCTCCTGAAAGCGCCCGAGGCTGACGGCTTCGAGCTTGCCTGTGAACAAGAGGCCGAACCAGCGGTGGAGCGCCTCCTTGGCGTAGATGCTTTCGAGATTGTCGGCCGGATCGAAGAGGTTCTGGCCACCGGTCTGGCGCTGCCCGCGCGTCAGAGCGCCCAAGCTGTCGAGGCGGCGGGCGATCGTCGAAATGAACCGCCGCTCGCCGCGCACATCGGTGGTCACGGGCCGGAACAGCGGGGCTGATGCCTGATTGGTGCGATTGGTCCGGCCAAGCCCCTGGATCGCGGCGTCAGCTCGCCAGCCCGGCTCGAGCAGAAAGTGGACCCGGCGGGCCTGGTTCCTGGCGGCAAGATCAGCATGGTAGCTGCGCCCCGTTCCCCCGGCATCGGAGAACACCAGGATGCGCTTCGCGCCGTCCATAAAGGCCTGGGTTTCGGCCACATTGGCGCGCGGCGAGCGGGATTGGAGTTTCTGGCGACCGTCGCGGCCGACGATGAGCCGACGTGTGCGACCGGTGACTTCCGCCACCTGGTCAACGCCGAACCGTTCGATGATGGCATCGAGCGCAGTAGCAATCGGCGGCAGGGCGCAGAGCTGTTCGATCATCCGGTCGCGCGCGGCCAGCGCGGAGCGGCACAGCACAGGTGCGCCATCCTCGTCAGTCATCGGCTCGGAGCGCGGATTGCCGTTTTCGTCGGTGAACACCGCCATCAGACGAACAGGAAAGCTCTTGGCGAGATAGTCGATCACATATTCTTTGCAGTCGCAGTTTATGTCGAGCGTGGCGGCGAGAGACGCAGGTTTCCTTCGGTTTTCCATGATTTCACTCCAGATAATTACGGTTCCCTCGACCTGAACAAGTCGAAGGAACCAACATGCGATCAAGATCATTATTGTCGTTTCGAGCGGCCCGGCTCCGGGTCGAAGACCCGCCCAGTCACGACGCTCTACTCACCGCATTCCTCTCCTCTCTGTCGCTCGACGAGAGGTCAGGCAGTGCGATTCTGTTTGGCGCTGCGGCCCGTCATTTCCTGCATTGGATGGAACTGCATGGGATCGCGATCCGCACGATCGACGATCGGACCGTTCGGCGGTTCGAGAAGCATCGGTGCCGTTGCCACCGGTATTCGGCGCAGCAGCCAGTCTATAAGGCGGACATTGCAGCGCGAGTCAGGCGCTTCGTCCGCTTCCTGGAGGATCAAGGCTACGTCGGTGTCGACGACGGGATCGACGATCTGCCACGGCACCTCGCCGACTATTTCGATGGGATCGATCGCTTGCAACTCGCGCAAGGACCGGCCCAGTCCTATCGATCCGAGGCCGAGCATTTCGCGGCCTGGCTTCGCATTGCGCGACGACAATGGGCCGATATCGATGACACGATCATCGACCAGTACGGCGCGCATGATTGTCGATGTCCGGTCTGGCGCAAGCGAGGCAAGCTTGTTGCCTCGGGCGCGAAGCGGCGGCGGCGAGGCGCTCGGCACTTCGTCGAGTTCTTGCGCGACCGCGGTGTCATCCCTTCAGTCGAACTGGTGTCGGATGACGACCCGCACATGGCGGCATATCTGGCATGGCTCAAGCAACACCGCGGCGCGACCGATGAGACGATCCGGCGCTACCGGGCCGATATCAGGCGGCTCGCGCCTATGCTCGGCGAGCCTTCACAATGGGATGCAGCCGTCCTCAGACGGGCGTTTCAACAACGAAGCAAGGAGACGCCGGGTTCGGCATCACTGCTCGTCACGATAATACGGAGCTATATTCGGTTCCTGGTCGTGCAGGGTATTTGCCGTCCAGCTTTGTTGCACGCGATCCCATCAGTGCAACGCTACCGTCTTTCGACGCTGCCCCGGCACGTTAACCCGGCAACGATCGAGCAGATCATCGGCGCATGTCCGACTGATCGCCCGGTGGAAGTTCGGGACAAGGCCATCATTCTCCTGCTCGCCCGGCTTGGCCTGCGTGCCGGTGATATTCGGGATATGCACCTCGACGATATCGACTGGCGCTCGGGCCACCTGACGGTCAAGGGCAAGACGCGTCGGCCTGATCGCCTGCCATTGCCTCAGGACGTCGGTGACGCGATCCTGGACTACATTGCCACGGCGCGTCCCAAGACCGCCGATCCGCATCTGTTCGTGCGCGCGCAAGCCCCGTTCCGTTCGTTCCGCTCATCGGCGGAGATCGCCGGCATCGTTGCACGCACGCATGAGCGCGGCGGGATCGAAGGCGTGCCGACCGGATCGCACATTTTCCGGCATTCGCTTGCCACCAACTTGCTGCGCGCGGGCGCAGGGCTGGAGTCCGTTGGAACGATCCTGCGCCACAGCTCGCCCGAGACCACCGCCATCTACGCCAAGGTCGACCTGCCGATGCTCATGAAAATCGCGCAGCCATGGCCGGGAGAACCGTCATGCTGAGCACGCAGATTGCCAGATACGTCTCGCTGTATCGCAGCTTGGGGCGGAAGTTCTCGGAACAGGAACGACTGCTGCGCCAATACGCCGCTTTCGCTGAACGCTTCGGTGACCGGCACACCCGAGTGCAGCGCATCTACGACTGGTGCCACACGGCAAGCTCGCAAAACGTGGCTCGCCATAGGTACGACGCTGCTCGTAACTTCAGCCTTTTCGCTCATGCCGAGGACCCAGACAACGAAGTCCCGCCTGTCGGCGTTTTCGGCCGGGGGAAGCGGCCACGTCCCACTCCGACCATAATCGAAGCGGACCAGGTGCGGGCGATCATGGCGGCGGCATTGAACGTTCCGCCCCATGGCACGATTAGCCCATACACGTACCATTACCTGTTCGGCCTGCTCGCGGCGACAGGTCTCCGGATTTCCGAGGCTCTCGCGCTACAGTGCAACGATCTGGTCGAGGATGGGCTGGTCGTCCGCAACGGCAAGTTCGGCAAGCAGCGACTGATCGCCTTGCAGCCATCGACGCGCCAAGCACTCGAAGCCTACATTGCGATCCGCGCGAAGCACCCGGCCAAGTGTAATGACCTGTTCGTCACTATCCGGGGGCGGGCGCCGCACAAGGTGCGCGCCCACGTCGTGTTCGTCAGGTTGGCCCGGCTTCTCGGATATCGTGGAGCAACCGGTACGGCAGGCATGCGACTCCACGATCTGCGACATACGTTCGCTGTTCGCTCGCTTGAGTCCTGCCCGCGTGACAGGGAGGCCATTGCCCACCACATGGCCGGTCTCAGTGTCTACCTGGGGCACGCGTCGATCGCCAACACGTACTGGTATCTCGAAGCCACGCCAGTGCTGCTGCGCGACATTGCGGCTGCAAGCGAGCAACTTTTTCAAGGAGAAGCGGCATGACGGCGCTTGCTCTCCATCTCTCGGCATATCTGCGGGAACATCTGCCGCGCGAACGCGCCGTCAGCCCGCACACGGTGAAGACCTATGCCAACTGCTTCGTCCTCCTCGTCCAGTTCGCTGCCGATCGGCTGAAGCGCCGACCGACCGATCTCGAGGTTGAGGATCTCGGCACAGACATGATCATGGCCTTCCTCGATCATGTGGAGATCGGCCGCGGCAGCTGCGTGCGGACCCGCAATGGCAGGCTCGCCGCGATCCGATCCTTCTTCCGATACATCGAGTACCGGATTCCAGCCTGCCTCGATCAGGCACTCCGTGTCAGAGCAATCCCGACCAAGAAGACAGACAAGGCGCTGATCGATTACCTCGACCGGGCCGAGATCAAGGCTTTGCTCGATACACCCGATCCCCGGACACGCCTCGGCACCCGTGATCGCGCGATGCTGCATCTTACCTATGCTGGCGGACTGAGGGTGTCGGAACTCGTAACGCTGCAACTGGGCGATTTCCCGGACCGCTCCCTGTCCACCATGCACATCATGGGCAAAGGGCGACGTGAACGGGTCCTGCCGCTGTGGAAGGAGACCCAGATCGCATTGCGCGCATGGCTTGCGATCCGGCCTCAAGTTGAGGTCACCGAGATTTTCCTCAATGCCAACGGGCAGCCGATGACCCGCGACGGATTTGCGTTCCGATTGGCCGAGCACGTCAAGACGGCAGCGACGAAGCAGCCGTCGATCCTTGGGAAGCGCGTCACACCCCACGTGCTTCGTCATTCTTGCGCGATGCACACGCTCGCGGCGACGGGGGACATTCGCAAGGTCGCATTATGGCTCGGCCACGCCAGTATCCAGAGCACCGAGACCTACTTGCGCGCCGATCCCGAAGAGAAGCTGCAGATTCTCGCAGCCCACGGTGCCCCTGCGATCAAGCCGGGGCGCTTCAAGCCGCCTTCCGACGCCTTGATCACAATGCTCACCGACGTTCGAAGGCGGGCCTGACCCGTCTTCGAACACTCCCTCTAACCCGCATATTATCTGGAGTGAAATCATGGAAAACCGAAGGAAACCTGCGTCTCTCGCCGCCACGCTCGACATAAACTGCGACTGCAAAGAATATGTGTAATGTGGAGCTCCACATTAGATGTATTCCCGCGGGGACAGGTCGATCTCCAGCGCTTCGCGCTCCTCGTCGGAGAGGTCGGCAAGCCGCCGGTCGAGCATGGCTTCTGCCGTCGAGACCAGCTGGACGACCACAGCGTGACCATCGGCAATCGCCGTATCGATCGCGGGCAGCAAGCTGGGGAGCTTCATAGACAGAAGCAGCTGCGCGAAGAAGCGCTGCTTCGTTCCCTCGAAGATCGACAGCGCTGCCGACTTGGCACCCGAGTTGAGCGTGCCCCCGGTCTCGCTGTCAACGATCCGTGTGGCCTCGAGCGCTTCGCGCAGGTTGGCGTGAATGATCGCCCAGGCCTCGGCATAGGCATCGTAGACCGAGATCTGATCCTCGGTCAGGCAATGCTCGAGGATCTCGTATTCGACACCAGCGAACGAAAGGGCCCGGGCGGTGTAGAGGCCGAGCGACTTGAGGTCCCGCGCGACGAGTTCCATCGCGGCGATGCCGCCGTCGCGAATGTCGGTAACGAAGGCCTCGCGATTGGCGAAGGCGGTCTCCGGACCCCAGAGCCCGAGGCGCGTCGCATAGGCCAGGTTGTTGACGTCTGATGCACCGGTTGCCGAAGCGTAGAGTACCCTCGCCCGGGGCAGGAGGTTCTGCAGGCGCACACCGGCAATGCCCTGCTCCGATCCCTTGACCTTGCCCCGCGATCCTTCACCGCCGGCAGCATTGGCCATGGCGTGCGCTTCGTCGAACACGATCACGCCGTTGAACTCCTCACCGGCCCAGGCGAGGATTTGGTCGAGACGTGTTGCATCGCTCCGCCCAGACCGAAGGGTCGGATAGGTGACGAAGAGGATCCCGTCGCGCATGGCGATGGGGGTGCCGAGTTTCCAGGACGCTAGAGCTTGGATGTCGATCGGGAGGCCCCCAAGCGCAGCCCAGTCGCGCCGGGCATCTTCGAGCAACGCCTCGTTCTTCGAAATCCAGATATGGCGGCGTTCCCCGCGCACCCAGCGGTCGAGAATGACGCTCGCAACCTGACGGCCCTTCCCGGCACCCGTTCCGTCCCCGAGGAAATAGCCCTGCCGGTAGACCTGACCTTCTGCCGAGGCCTTGAGCGAACAGCCCTTGTCCTCGGGCTCGAACCGGCCATGCAAATCGCGGGCGTGAGCGCTGGCGGCGTAGATCAGGGTCTCTGCCTGGGCAGCAGACAGCAGTCCCTTGACGATAAGCCCGTCAGGCAGCTGCGGCACCGCGTCCGGCTTGGGTGCCGAAATCGACCCCATGGCGACGGACTCGACGAGCGGCGTTGGATGCCCGGCCGCGCCATTGATCACGATCCTGCTTGGGCGATAGGGCAGATAGTGGCCGACCTGGGCTCCAAGCGGCGCAGGTTTTTCAAGCGCCTCGTAGGTCAATGCGCCGATGGTCATCGACGCGGCTCGCGTGGTCGTTGACGGGGCCGGGGGTGGTCTGCGTGGCGCGGTTAGCAGACGGAACGGCGCACGAGCCGGAAGAGTCGATTGTTCAGCGATAGCCTGCCTGCTGGCGCGAGCAGGCAAGGCATCGACAAGATCGACCAGCTGGCGGAACTCGTTCGTGCGAATTGCGACGGGCTCGTTGACGCCTTCCACCTTATCGAGAACCAGCAGCCGCGTGGTGATCCCGGTGCCGTTCTTGATGAAGGCACGTTCGACCGCGGCATTGAGCCGCATCGACACTGGCCCCTTCGCCCGGGCCAGAAACCGCGCGCAATCGAACCATTCAGGCATGATCGCGACCAGCCGCCCGCCGGGGGCAAGCCGGTTCCAGGCCGAGCGCAGATGCCTCGCTCCGGTGCGGCCATCGTGGCCCCGCTCGATCCCATGAGAATACGGCGGGTTCATCAGCACGACGCTCGGTGCGATGGCCGGATCGAGCAATTCGTCGATCAGCTCGGCATCATGTCCGGTCACGTGGGCAGCCGGGAACACAGCAGTCAGGCAGTCGCGGCGCAGCGGCGAGATTTCGTTCAAGGCAAGGTGCGTGCCGGCTTTGGTCGCCCAGACTGCGAGCATACCGGTACCGGCCGAGGGTTCGAGCACGAGTTCGTCGGCGACCAGCGCGCAAGCCCGGGCAGCGAGCCAAGCAAGGCGCGGCGGCGTTGCGAATTGTTGCCATTCGATCTGCTCGTCGCTGCGATTGGTCTGG
This DNA window, taken from Sphingopyxis alaskensis RB2256, encodes the following:
- a CDS encoding strawberry notch C-terminal domain-containing protein; this translates as MILIACWFLRLVQVEGTVIIWSEIMENRRKPASLAATLDINCDCKEYVIDYLAKSFPVRLMAVFTDENGNPRSEPMTDEDGAPVLCRSALAARDRMIEQLCALPPIATALDAIIERFGVDQVAEVTGRTRRLIVGRDGRQKLQSRSPRANVAETQAFMDGAKRILVFSDAGGTGRSYHADLAARNQARRVHFLLEPGWRADAAIQGLGRTNRTNQASAPLFRPVTTDVRGERRFISTIARRLDSLGALTRGQRQTGGQNLFDPADNLESIYAKEALHRWFGLLFTGKLEAVSLGRFQELTGLRIEAPDGSMVDDLPSIQRWLNRILALPIALQNAIFDEFMGLVEARIDAARQAGTLDLGLETIAVEDFTVLSDTLLRTDPASGATTHLLELEIARALKPLTLTRLEEIHGITGQRQRPVRNARSGRVALLVPARSILADDGTRVARFELLRPMKHSHITEDQLAESSWEGISVDVFREAWVAEVEEARTSHKRERLYLATGLLLPVWDKLPSDFVRVSRISAADGRSLLGREVPAHCVPELCRALGLEREQTLSADDIVQTVLATGRAMEFTGRELLMVKRSLVNGSQRLELTGWSAARLDWYKAQGCFTEIIRYQTRLFVPIEGAASVIARLA
- a CDS encoding tyrosine-type recombinase/integrase, which produces MRSRSLLSFRAARLRVEDPPSHDALLTAFLSSLSLDERSGSAILFGAAARHFLHWMELHGIAIRTIDDRTVRRFEKHRCRCHRYSAQQPVYKADIAARVRRFVRFLEDQGYVGVDDGIDDLPRHLADYFDGIDRLQLAQGPAQSYRSEAEHFAAWLRIARRQWADIDDTIIDQYGAHDCRCPVWRKRGKLVASGAKRRRRGARHFVEFLRDRGVIPSVELVSDDDPHMAAYLAWLKQHRGATDETIRRYRADIRRLAPMLGEPSQWDAAVLRRAFQQRSKETPGSASLLVTIIRSYIRFLVVQGICRPALLHAIPSVQRYRLSTLPRHVNPATIEQIIGACPTDRPVEVRDKAIILLLARLGLRAGDIRDMHLDDIDWRSGHLTVKGKTRRPDRLPLPQDVGDAILDYIATARPKTADPHLFVRAQAPFRSFRSSAEIAGIVARTHERGGIEGVPTGSHIFRHSLATNLLRAGAGLESVGTILRHSSPETTAIYAKVDLPMLMKIAQPWPGEPSC
- a CDS encoding tyrosine-type recombinase/integrase codes for the protein MLSTQIARYVSLYRSLGRKFSEQERLLRQYAAFAERFGDRHTRVQRIYDWCHTASSQNVARHRYDAARNFSLFAHAEDPDNEVPPVGVFGRGKRPRPTPTIIEADQVRAIMAAALNVPPHGTISPYTYHYLFGLLAATGLRISEALALQCNDLVEDGLVVRNGKFGKQRLIALQPSTRQALEAYIAIRAKHPAKCNDLFVTIRGRAPHKVRAHVVFVRLARLLGYRGATGTAGMRLHDLRHTFAVRSLESCPRDREAIAHHMAGLSVYLGHASIANTYWYLEATPVLLRDIAAASEQLFQGEAA
- a CDS encoding tyrosine-type recombinase/integrase; translation: MTALALHLSAYLREHLPRERAVSPHTVKTYANCFVLLVQFAADRLKRRPTDLEVEDLGTDMIMAFLDHVEIGRGSCVRTRNGRLAAIRSFFRYIEYRIPACLDQALRVRAIPTKKTDKALIDYLDRAEIKALLDTPDPRTRLGTRDRAMLHLTYAGGLRVSELVTLQLGDFPDRSLSTMHIMGKGRRERVLPLWKETQIALRAWLAIRPQVEVTEIFLNANGQPMTRDGFAFRLAEHVKTAATKQPSILGKRVTPHVLRHSCAMHTLAATGDIRKVALWLGHASIQSTETYLRADPEEKLQILAAHGAPAIKPGRFKPPSDALITMLTDVRRRA
- a CDS encoding strawberry notch-like NTP hydrolase domain-containing protein; protein product: MSNSSLAFAFDEPSPPAVATAAQVMASELAAGRALSRSDVTRIMSEHFGGSDALGRWSVRDAHAALELAQVQYLQACDQIQLSSPIDEAEQFFFSLDDRIPTQTNRSDEQIEWQQFATPPRLAWLAARACALVADELVLEPSAGTGMLAVWATKAGTHLALNEISPLRRDCLTAVFPAAHVTGHDAELIDELLDPAIAPSVVLMNPPYSHGIERGHDGRTGARHLRSAWNRLAPGGRLVAIMPEWFDCARFLARAKGPVSMRLNAAVERAFIKNGTGITTRLLVLDKVEGVNEPVAIRTNEFRQLVDLVDALPARASRQAIAEQSTLPARAPFRLLTAPRRPPPAPSTTTRAASMTIGALTYEALEKPAPLGAQVGHYLPYRPSRIVINGAAGHPTPLVESVAMGSISAPKPDAVPQLPDGLIVKGLLSAAQAETLIYAASAHARDLHGRFEPEDKGCSLKASAEGQVYRQGYFLGDGTGAGKGRQVASVILDRWVRGERRHIWISKNEALLEDARRDWAALGGLPIDIQALASWKLGTPIAMRDGILFVTYPTLRSGRSDATRLDQILAWAGEEFNGVIVFDEAHAMANAAGGEGSRGKVKGSEQGIAGVRLQNLLPRARVLYASATGASDVNNLAYATRLGLWGPETAFANREAFVTDIRDGGIAAMELVARDLKSLGLYTARALSFAGVEYEILEHCLTEDQISVYDAYAEAWAIIHANLREALEATRIVDSETGGTLNSGAKSAALSIFEGTKQRFFAQLLLSMKLPSLLPAIDTAIADGHAVVVQLVSTAEAMLDRRLADLSDEEREALEIDLSPREYI